The window CAAATAGATCATATCTTTAGAATGTGATTTTATCATTCTAGTCTTTTAGAGTCTTTTGCCTAAATTGTAATCTTTTAAAAGTGTAAAATAGTTATTTGCTCATGAAAGTATATgcaacaattatattaaataaaatgaatacaAATATTTGCTCAGACAGTATACGTAACCCCAATATCTTAAACAAAATGAATACAAATAACATATAGCTATTTTTATAATCGAGACCAGTACAAAACATGTCATTTTtttgtaaagaaaagaaaagtgaaaagaaaattatatgtagtGTGTGATGAACTTTGTATCATGTGCAAAAGGATTTTCGTTGTAACGATATCATTAACATTGCAAAGGCTTCTTGATGAAATAATACAAGTTCGAAAAGAGATAAATGAAGATacaattcatattttaaatttattattaaaaagccATGAAAATGATCTTACAAATTTTACACTCATGAAAAAACACAGAAATCAGCATAACACCTCAATTCATACATGCAATGCAAGAACACAACGGAGACACCCTCCTTCATGCAAAAGGTCAAATGCTTTGTTAATCTCAGGAAGGTTCAAACTGTGTGTAATGTACTCATCAACCTTGATTTCCTGCAAACAAGTGTAGACCAATCAATATAGTAAGGTATGAAATGTAATTTATTTACTAATATCTATATCATAAACTAAAAACACATTGTACATTTTCAAGTATATTGGTTTAAATGATTTTGATGCATAAAATAGGACACTAGTTAAAAAAACCTTTTACCTTCTTCATGTACTTGTCAACAAGCCAAGGTACTTGTGACCTGCTCTTGAAGCCTCCGAAAGCTGTTCCTTTCCAGACTCGCCCGGTCACCAACTGGAAGGGCCGAGTCGATATTTCTTGACCTGATGCTGCAACACCTACAATTACTGATGTACCCCAGCCCTGAAATTTTCAACAAGAAACATATGTTTTCTTATGGCTTAAATGTAAACATAATTTATAATGGAATACTATGGTATCATCCAATCCATATAGTATCATTGACATACAATGAAACATGTAaaactttcttctctctttcaaaATCACTTCTAGAGGAACTATCAAACACAAATCACTTTACATTAAAATCAGTTCTGCCGGAATTCATTCACCTAGAACCAATTCTACAAATGCAGAACCAAACATTAAcagttatttttttttcttgtttacaGTGGCCATAATGTGATTATATGAACAATGCAACTAACAATGAGGTATTAGCAGCACTCACTTTATGGCAGCATTCCAAAGCAGCTCTCATCACCGAGACATTTCCAATGCACTCAAAGCTGTAATCAACTCCACCATCTGTGAGATCAGCTATGACCTGCTGAATTGGCTTTTCATGCTCCTTTGGATTGATAAACTCTGTGACTCCAAAATTCTTTGCTGCAAAGTAAAAACTATAACAAGTTCAATAACAGTAAGAAACTTATAAGATGAACACTATCTTCATCGTGTCCTTTCTCAAATAGAAACTGAATAGAACCAGAACTCAGAGCAAGCAAAAGAATTTGAAGTTTTATTAATACATTACTAGACTTTTGTTGTATTTATTGAACATAACTTATACTTCTTAATTGTTTTCTTTATGATCTACATATGTCATTTTactatttctatattttattaatttgtttctGAATCATACGATACGAAATGGTTGATTCACGACTcaaaaaattatcaaatgatTTACAAATTGAAAAATATGATTCTTATACTGAGTCTACAACTATTACAAAAGAAGGAATAAACcaataaaatataatacaaaCCAATAGAGAAATTATATCACTCATATAATGGCCATAGATTccaatttgaaaatgaaattctTTTGCGTAGACTCGTGTGCGAAGGGGGATGCAggggaaaggggggggggggatggAATTATTTACTTTTCGTCCTTTGTCAGATGGCctaaaattttgtttcaattgTACTGTCAGACACCAGGTTATATGTGAAGACACAAAAGTTGGAAACATATTTGTCAAACAATATGGAGATATCAAAACCAGATCACTCTACAACAACAGGCAGATTTTGTGAAAATCACGTCAagcaattttttattatgtagtaTGTACCTCTTTCAAACTTATTGCGATCGATATCTATGCCAATAATCCGTGATGCACCGGCAGCTTTTGCACCCTCCGCAACCTATCAAGTATAATTGTGAGTCATAATATATAGAAGCTTGATGGAGACACTGCAAAATCTAATATTGTCTTTTTGGAAACTTACAGCAAGACCAACAGTTCCAAGGCCAAAAACAGCAACAATTGAACCTGCTTCCACCTTTGCTGTGTTCCAAACAGCTCCAAGGCCTAAATTTACCAaattaatcaaattcaaaatGTGAATTAAGCATAAACTATAAAAATCCAACATAAGTTTAATAAGAAAAGCCATCACACTGCATCAAATTCCACAAATTATTGTCAACCAAACATAATTTCAAAGCAGAATTCTCAATAGGGGACATTGACAAGATAATAGGAACCGAAATATTTGCTTAACAAAGGATATGACGAAAAATCAATCCCAAATATGATCTTCAAAGCCTTCTTGGTTCGTATACAATTTCAAAAGAGAGGGAGATAAAGGATAAGACTGAAAACATTGTTTTAAGAtatcaaacaaaatatttatgTGTTGAATAATAGTCATATAAGGATAATTAAGTGAAGAATATGGAGTAAGTCTTGTATAGCATTTCACTGTTTAATATTTACAAACAAGGTTATGCTAGCGATGAAATGTATTTGTATGGCAACAAAAGAGGAATTTGTTATAATTATCTACGAGAGGGTTGGTAGAATTTTAGGTTCTAAGATCTGTCCTTCACTCTTTTAAGAGCAGAATACTAATAAAGGCCTTTATTGCAGCAGCAGCCTCTTTAAAAAGGATCCAAAGGGATCAAAGGTGTTAATAGCCTCTAAAGCCACTTGTGCTATCACTCTAAAGAGCTTCTCAAGATATATTTCGAAGCGTTTTATTCTGTGGGACAATCTAGATTTTATTCTGCAACCATTATGATCAGGAATCTGTGTAGTTCAACATGCATCAAGATGAAACTAGTTGCAGCTTATACTACTCACAGATAATGCACTTTAAGGATATGCTAAAAGTTGCAAGATCTCAATACAAATTCCATAGAGGATATAACTAACTTACCAGTTGGAACCCCACATCCAAGAAGACAAACTTTATCCAAAGGTGCATTGGGATCAATCTTAGCCACACTAACATCATGAACAACAGTGTATTGACTAAATGTGGAAGTTCCCATGAAATGATAGATAGGCTTTCCATTGACGGAGAAACGACTCTTGCGATCGCTCAGCATGACGCCGACTCCGGTGGCCGAACGGACCTTGCCACAGAGGTTTGTTTTGCCGGATTTGCAGAACTTGCAGTCTCCACATTCAGCTTGGTAGCAGGGTATGACATGATCACCAGGCTGAACTGAAGTAACACCTTCGCCAACACTTTCCACAATCCTATACCAAAACGTAGAACTTCTATTAACAACAATTAAGCATTCCAATGTTTATGCTTTTAATTCTAATCATGTAGCTTAAAATGTATTCTAATCCAAATAAATCTCTGCATACCCAGCAGCCTCATGACCAAGTATACAGGGGAATAGACCTTCTGGATCCTGCAAAAGCAATTAATTGATTTAGGTAGAATAGATTTTAGGGTAAAAGTGATTCTGATAGAGTAAAAAAGTTTCATTTCTCCTAGAATTTTGGATAGAAGTAATAGAATATCACCAAAATTAATATTCCTCCCCGAAAATTGATTCTGGTACCTCTCAACAAGTTTCAACACACACACATGAACCAATCATACTATAACATTCTATCAGAGCAAATACAACAAACACCACCAATGCCCTTACCCACTAAATGAGTTCACCTACTTGAATCAAAGGGCACCATTATGTTCAGTCAAAACGGTAGGTTAACTTACATGCATCATAGATATTATAAACTTGTTGCAATGCATAGTAAAGTCACAACTCATATCAATCATTGTAATATATTaacaatacatcaaaattaatctAAACAAAATAGAGATAAAGAGAAAC is drawn from Arachis hypogaea cultivar Tifrunner chromosome 12, arahy.Tifrunner.gnm2.J5K5, whole genome shotgun sequence and contains these coding sequences:
- the LOC112727170 gene encoding alcohol dehydrogenase class-3 — its product is MATQGKVITCKAAVAWEPNKPLSVEDVDVAPPQAGEVRIKILYSALCHTDAYTWSGKDPEGLFPCILGHEAAGIVESVGEGVTSVQPGDHVIPCYQAECGDCKFCKSGKTNLCGKVRSATGVGVMLSDRKSRFSVNGKPIYHFMGTSTFSQYTVVHDVSVAKIDPNAPLDKVCLLGCGVPTGLGAVWNTAKVEAGSIVAVFGLGTVGLAVAEGAKAAGASRIIGIDIDRNKFERAKNFGVTEFINPKEHEKPIQQVIADLTDGGVDYSFECIGNVSVMRAALECCHKGWGTSVIVGVAASGQEISTRPFQLVTGRVWKGTAFGGFKSRSQVPWLVDKYMKKEIKVDEYITHSLNLPEINKAFDLLHEGGCLRCVLALHV